In Streptantibioticus cattleyicolor NRRL 8057 = DSM 46488, a genomic segment contains:
- a CDS encoding nuclear transport factor 2 family protein translates to MTSQPARTDEQEVERVNQAFYDAVENGDLGALESVLLDGALADSVSVVHPGWPVLRGRGHVLRSYALIMANTDYMQFFLTDVEITVAGDTALLTCSENILSGGPAGPDGSAGDLIGGLVVATNVFRRTEDGWRLWSHHGSPVMAEDEEDDGEDGDEADGGTSSAL, encoded by the coding sequence GTGACCTCCCAGCCCGCCCGCACCGACGAGCAGGAGGTCGAACGGGTCAACCAGGCGTTCTACGACGCGGTGGAGAACGGCGACCTCGGGGCGCTGGAGTCCGTCCTGCTGGACGGGGCGCTGGCCGACTCGGTCAGCGTGGTCCACCCCGGCTGGCCGGTGCTGCGCGGCCGGGGCCACGTGCTGCGCTCCTACGCGCTGATCATGGCCAACACCGACTACATGCAGTTCTTCCTCACCGACGTCGAGATCACGGTGGCCGGCGACACCGCGTTGCTGACCTGCAGCGAGAACATCCTCAGCGGCGGTCCGGCGGGCCCGGACGGCTCGGCCGGGGATCTGATCGGCGGGCTGGTGGTGGCCACCAACGTCTTCCGCCGCACCGAGGACGGCTGGCGGCTGTGGTCGCACCACGGCTCGCCGGTGATGGCCGAGGACGAGGAGGACGACGGCGAGGACGGCGACGAGGCGGACGGCGGCACCTCCTCCGCGCTGTGA
- a CDS encoding DUF3180 domain-containing protein: MKQLRFRVLVGLFVVAGVLAWAGSRLWNALGTLPSVPVAAPIVLALIAVVLAATALSLRGRLRAQRERRPGAKGVDPLLAARAVVFGQASALVAALVAGVYGGACVFLVLSELDVPARRDQAVYAGLAVVAGAAVVAAALFLERVCRLPDDEDDGPPAADRA, encoded by the coding sequence TTGAAGCAGTTGCGGTTCCGGGTGCTGGTCGGGCTGTTCGTGGTGGCCGGGGTGCTGGCGTGGGCCGGCTCCCGGTTGTGGAACGCGCTGGGCACGCTGCCGAGCGTTCCGGTGGCGGCGCCGATCGTGCTGGCGCTGATCGCCGTCGTGCTGGCGGCCACCGCGCTGTCGCTGCGCGGTCGGCTGCGCGCGCAGCGGGAACGGCGTCCCGGTGCCAAGGGGGTCGACCCGCTGCTCGCCGCCCGGGCGGTGGTCTTCGGCCAGGCCAGCGCCCTGGTGGCGGCGCTGGTGGCCGGGGTCTACGGCGGCGCCTGCGTCTTCCTGGTCCTCTCCGAGCTGGACGTCCCGGCCCGCCGCGACCAGGCCGTCTACGCCGGGCTCGCGGTGGTGGCCGGCGCCGCCGTGGTCGCCGCCGCGCTCTTCCTGGAGCGGGTGTGCCGGCTCCCCGACGACGAGGACGACGGCCCGCCCGCGGCCGACCGGGCCTGA
- the folB gene encoding dihydroneopterin aldolase — translation MDRVALRGLKARGHHGVFAHEREEGQTFVVDLVLGVDTAPAAATDDLTRTVHYGVVAEEVTAVVEGEPVDLIETLAQRIADQCLKHEVVQEVEVTVHKPQAPITVPFDDVTVTIHRRRP, via the coding sequence GTGGATCGTGTCGCGCTGCGCGGCTTGAAGGCCCGTGGCCACCATGGCGTCTTCGCCCATGAACGGGAAGAGGGCCAGACCTTCGTGGTGGACCTGGTGCTGGGGGTGGACACCGCCCCGGCCGCCGCCACCGACGACCTGACCAGGACCGTGCACTACGGCGTGGTGGCCGAGGAGGTCACCGCCGTCGTCGAGGGCGAGCCGGTCGACCTCATCGAGACGCTCGCCCAGCGCATCGCCGACCAGTGCCTCAAGCACGAGGTGGTGCAGGAGGTGGAGGTGACGGTGCACAAGCCCCAGGCCCCCATCACCGTTCCGTTCGACGACGTGACCGTCACCATCCACAGGAGGCGCCCGTGA
- the folK gene encoding 2-amino-4-hydroxy-6-hydroxymethyldihydropteridine diphosphokinase, whose translation MSSDPTVQPVPASVEQQVDAADTTLHNPKWAVISLGSNLGNRMETLQGAVDALADTPGARVKAVSPVYETEPWGVEPGSQPNYLNAVVLMRTTLPPSSLLERAHAIEEAFVRVRDERWGPRTIDVDIVSYQDVVSDDPTLTLPHPRAHERAFVLAPWHDVDPEAELPGHGPVDKLLAAAGVEGVTRRADLELRLPE comes from the coding sequence GTGAGCTCCGACCCCACCGTCCAGCCGGTCCCCGCCTCCGTCGAACAGCAGGTGGACGCCGCGGACACCACGCTGCACAACCCCAAATGGGCGGTGATCTCGCTCGGCAGCAACCTCGGCAACCGCATGGAGACCCTCCAGGGCGCGGTGGACGCGCTGGCGGACACCCCGGGGGCGCGCGTCAAGGCCGTCTCGCCGGTGTACGAGACGGAGCCGTGGGGCGTCGAGCCGGGCAGCCAGCCCAACTACCTCAACGCGGTGGTGCTGATGCGCACCACGCTGCCGCCCTCCTCGCTGCTGGAGCGGGCGCACGCCATCGAGGAGGCGTTCGTCCGGGTCCGCGACGAGCGCTGGGGACCGCGCACCATCGACGTGGACATCGTCAGCTACCAGGACGTGGTCAGCGACGACCCGACGCTCACCCTGCCCCACCCGCGCGCCCACGAGCGGGCCTTCGTGCTGGCCCCCTGGCACGACGTCGACCCGGAGGCGGAGCTGCCCGGCCACGGCCCGGTGGACAAGCTGCTCGCCGCCGCCGGTGTCGAGGGCGTCACTCGCCGTGCGGATCTGGAACTCCGGCTGCCGGAATAG
- the folP gene encoding dihydropteroate synthase — protein MSTLRGRVAGLPDWDRCAVMGVVNVTPDSFSDGGLWFDPERAVKHGLDLVAAGADLVDVGGESTRPGASRVDEAEELRRVVPVVRELAAAGAVVSVDTMRAAVAERAVEAGAVLVNDVSGGLADPRMVPLVAATGAAFVVMHWRGHSIDMVSRARYGDVVGEVVTELRQRFEAVVGAGVDPERIVLDPGLGFAKDAEHDLALLARLDALRALGRPLLVAASRKRFLGRVLAGGDGHLPPARERDAATAAVSAIAAREGAWAVRVHQVRPTADAVRVARAIEAAT, from the coding sequence ATGAGTACGTTGCGAGGCCGAGTGGCGGGGCTGCCCGACTGGGACCGTTGTGCCGTGATGGGCGTGGTCAACGTCACGCCGGACTCCTTCTCCGACGGCGGTCTGTGGTTCGACCCGGAACGCGCCGTCAAGCACGGCCTCGACCTGGTGGCCGCCGGGGCCGACCTGGTGGACGTCGGCGGGGAGTCGACCCGTCCGGGCGCGAGCCGGGTGGACGAGGCGGAGGAGCTGCGCCGGGTGGTCCCGGTGGTCCGGGAGCTGGCCGCGGCCGGGGCCGTGGTGAGCGTGGACACCATGCGCGCGGCCGTCGCCGAGCGGGCGGTCGAGGCCGGGGCGGTGCTGGTCAACGACGTCAGCGGCGGACTGGCCGACCCGCGCATGGTGCCGCTGGTGGCCGCCACCGGGGCCGCCTTCGTGGTGATGCACTGGCGCGGCCACAGCATCGACATGGTCTCCCGCGCCCGCTACGGCGACGTGGTCGGCGAGGTCGTCACCGAACTGCGGCAGCGCTTCGAGGCGGTCGTCGGGGCCGGGGTCGACCCGGAGCGGATCGTGCTCGACCCGGGGCTGGGCTTCGCCAAGGACGCCGAGCACGACCTGGCGCTGCTGGCCCGGCTGGACGCGCTGCGCGCGCTGGGCCGGCCGCTGCTGGTGGCCGCCTCCCGCAAGCGGTTCCTCGGCCGGGTGCTGGCCGGCGGCGACGGCCACCTGCCGCCGGCCCGGGAACGCGACGCGGCCACCGCCGCCGTCTCGGCCATCGCCGCCCGCGAGGGCGCCTGGGCGGTCCGCGTCCACCAGGTGCGCCCCACCGCGGACGCGGTACGGGTGGCCCGGGCCATCGAGGCGGCCACGTGA